The Sebastes fasciatus isolate fSebFas1 chromosome 13, fSebFas1.pri, whole genome shotgun sequence genome includes a region encoding these proteins:
- the pet100 gene encoding protein PET100 homolog, mitochondrial, with protein MGVKIEMFRMMLYLSFPVTMFWISNQAEYFEEYIVKRKREIFPPDEGLQRKEFEDFKERMRARKDKQRILKEISMESEN; from the exons ATGGGTGTTAAAATAGAGATGTTTCGA ATGATGCTGTATCTCTCCTTTCCTGTGACCATGTTCTGGATCTCCAATCAAGCAGAGTATTTTGAAGAGTACATAGTAAAGAGAAAG AGAGAGATCTTCCCACCTGACGAGGGATTGCAA AGGAAAGAGTTTGAGGACTTCAAAGAGCGAATGCGTGCTCGTAAGGATAAGCAGCGAATATTAAAAGAGATTTCTATGGAGTCTGAGAATTGA